A single genomic interval of Planktothrix sp. FACHB-1365 harbors:
- a CDS encoding HlyD family efflux transporter periplasmic adaptor subunit has product MSSLDYQAKAAYQRGIKWLIVATLFTGASFGAASLYYKLQNRSEEPITAGLQKVELGIVDNKINEGGTVELGGQRTIKSPQESAVDQVFVKVGDRIVSGQPLIRLRFIEGETALKKRQLEIQKHELLIERDRQKVEEAKTKLKLAKLKYKDDLEQYQQEIQSKEITQKLKIQQSQAEVDRQKQRVTEAQADLAAAEAELNKLNILLERGFIAEKEVDTQKAVIRAKQAGLRDAELNLKNSISKLNTEQTEFIPIQNTITNQILESEIALQQSQSDLQQSLSQLNLLKIDYQEQALKLQNNIVTSPLDGMVLNIQVKSGDGVNLRDDLITLGDPRQELVQLQLSTLNASQVQPNQMARITIIGPNSKPFQGRVKHVNLQATTPESSNNQSNSSSGQATVPATVQLDQPTGVLIPGSPVSVEIILEERKNVIILNTELIQSPDDSPFVWKLDSNNQAQKQPVTLGLKGLTQVEIKSGLKVGDTVVIPPPDTPIKPGTPIVEQTEEKMNSKE; this is encoded by the coding sequence GTGTCAAGCCTAGATTATCAAGCCAAAGCAGCCTATCAACGGGGAATTAAATGGCTCATTGTTGCGACCCTATTTACAGGAGCCAGTTTCGGAGCCGCTAGTTTGTATTATAAACTACAAAACCGTTCTGAAGAACCCATAACCGCAGGATTACAGAAAGTAGAATTAGGAATTGTTGATAATAAAATCAATGAAGGGGGAACCGTTGAATTAGGGGGACAACGCACGATTAAATCCCCCCAGGAGAGTGCGGTTGATCAGGTATTTGTCAAGGTGGGCGATCGCATTGTTTCGGGTCAACCTTTAATCCGGTTAAGATTTATAGAAGGAGAAACTGCATTAAAAAAAAGACAGTTAGAGATTCAAAAGCACGAACTCCTAATTGAGCGCGATCGCCAAAAAGTAGAAGAAGCAAAAACTAAATTAAAACTTGCAAAACTCAAGTATAAAGATGATTTAGAACAATATCAACAGGAAATTCAATCTAAAGAAATCACTCAAAAACTTAAAATTCAGCAATCTCAAGCTGAGGTAGATCGTCAAAAACAAAGAGTGACTGAAGCTCAGGCAGATTTAGCTGCTGCTGAGGCAGAATTAAATAAATTAAATATTCTGTTAGAACGGGGATTTATTGCTGAAAAAGAGGTCGATACTCAAAAAGCTGTTATTCGTGCTAAACAAGCGGGTTTAAGGGATGCTGAATTAAACTTAAAAAATTCTATTTCCAAATTAAATACTGAACAAACGGAATTTATTCCTATTCAAAATACAATTACCAATCAAATATTAGAGTCTGAAATTGCACTTCAACAATCTCAATCCGACTTACAACAAAGTTTGAGTCAACTGAATCTTTTAAAAATTGACTATCAAGAACAAGCGTTAAAATTACAGAACAATATTGTCACGTCTCCCCTAGATGGAATGGTGCTAAATATTCAGGTAAAATCAGGAGATGGTGTCAACCTTAGAGATGATTTAATTACCTTGGGAGATCCCCGTCAAGAACTGGTTCAGCTTCAGTTATCGACTCTAAACGCCAGCCAAGTTCAACCCAATCAAATGGCACGAATTACGATTATCGGCCCTAATTCTAAACCCTTTCAAGGACGAGTTAAACACGTTAATTTACAAGCTACAACCCCAGAAAGTAGCAATAATCAATCCAACAGTTCATCAGGTCAAGCTACGGTTCCTGCAACCGTACAATTAGACCAACCCACCGGAGTCTTAATACCCGGAAGTCCTGTGAGTGTAGAAATTATTTTAGAAGAACGAAAAAACGTGATTATTTTGAATACAGAACTCATTCAATCCCCAGATGATTCCCCCTTTGTGTGGAAATTAGACTCAAATAATCAAGCCCAAAAACAACCCGTTACCTTGGGATTAAAAGGGTTAACTCAAGTAGAAATTAAATCCGGTTTAAAAGTGGGTGATACAGTTGTAATTCCGCCTCCTGATACCCCAATTAAACCAGGAACTCCAATTGTTGAGCAAACAGAAGAAAAGATGAATTCTAAGGAATAA
- a CDS encoding PleD family two-component system response regulator produces the protein MYTSTKPQTTILAVDDSIPMQKLIKKILEKHYHLIVANNIIEALTVLHQESIDLMLLDISMPGIDGLELCRLLRGLPYFNHLPIVMLTARDQIQDQVKGRLSGATDYLTKPFCEDKLIHTIDQLLNGRLSLQSTR, from the coding sequence ATGTACACATCTACAAAACCCCAAACTACAATTCTCGCTGTTGATGATAGCATTCCTATGCAAAAATTGATTAAAAAAATTTTGGAAAAGCACTATCATCTGATTGTGGCTAACAATATCATAGAAGCTCTAACTGTACTTCACCAAGAATCTATTGATTTAATGCTTTTAGATATTTCCATGCCCGGTATTGATGGTTTAGAATTGTGTCGCCTGTTACGGGGTTTACCTTATTTTAATCACTTACCCATCGTTATGTTAACAGCCCGTGATCAAATTCAAGATCAAGTCAAAGGAAGATTATCGGGAGCGACGGACTATTTAACCAAGCCCTTCTGTGAAGATAAACTCATCCATACTATTGACCAGCTTTTGAATGGAAGGCTCAGTTTACAATCTACCCGGTAA